In Gloeocapsa sp. PCC 73106, the following proteins share a genomic window:
- a CDS encoding cation diffusion facilitator family transporter, which translates to MIQDNRAEVRRVLLITLLLNIVVMILKALVGWTTGSLSLQADALHSFTDGANNVLGLVTNRLSSPEPDRDHPYGHQKYEAIGALGIAAFLGIACFEILTSAIERIITGIKEVRITSTELWVLLIVLGINIFVAFYERSVGRRLGSRILIADASHTMSDIWVTITVLVGLVGIWQAQIWELPQLLWLDVILAFPVAFLVFRSAWKVLTDNLPWLVDHMAIAPESIHYIVTQVPGVINCHAIASRGVIGRQVFIEMHLIVDVKDVETAHEITEAVERELEKKFAPVRVLIHVEPPDYRYDAISF; encoded by the coding sequence ATGATACAAGATAACCGCGCTGAAGTCAGAAGAGTTTTACTAATCACTTTGTTGTTGAATATTGTCGTGATGATTTTAAAAGCGTTGGTGGGGTGGACGACGGGATCTTTGAGTTTACAAGCCGATGCTTTACATAGTTTTACCGACGGAGCTAATAACGTATTGGGTTTAGTAACTAATCGTCTATCTTCTCCGGAACCAGATCGCGATCATCCCTATGGACACCAAAAGTATGAGGCAATAGGTGCTCTGGGTATCGCTGCTTTTTTGGGTATCGCTTGTTTTGAAATTTTGACCAGCGCGATAGAGAGAATTATTACAGGTATCAAAGAAGTCAGAATTACCAGTACAGAATTGTGGGTGTTATTAATAGTTTTGGGGATTAATATTTTTGTGGCTTTCTACGAAAGGTCTGTGGGTAGACGTTTGGGAAGTCGCATTCTCATCGCCGACGCCTCTCATACGATGAGTGATATTTGGGTTACAATTACTGTGTTGGTGGGTTTGGTGGGAATTTGGCAAGCACAGATCTGGGAATTACCTCAGTTACTCTGGTTGGACGTTATTCTTGCTTTTCCTGTGGCTTTTTTGGTGTTTCGCAGCGCTTGGAAAGTCCTGACGGATAATTTACCTTGGTTAGTAGATCATATGGCGATCGCACCCGAATCGATTCATTATATCGTTACTCAGGTTCCTGGTGTGATTAATTGTCATGCGATCGCTTCTCGCGGTGTCATAGGGAGACAGGTATTCATTGAGATGCACTTAATCGTGGACGTTAAAGATGTAGAAACAGCCCACGAGATTACCGAAGCAGTCGAGAGAGAATTAGAGAAAAAATTTGCCCCAGTGAGGGTACTAATTCACGTTGAACCCCCTGACTATCGTTATGATGCAATCAGTTTTTAA
- the mraY gene encoding phospho-N-acetylmuramoyl-pentapeptide-transferase: MNIKSLTTPSGVTLLILLALGLGLVAIILPLTTITLYSLLASAVISAGLGYLVVPILSKLKAGQIIQTDGPPTHQQKAGTPTMGGIFFIPVAIIVSLIIAPTTPELIALSLVTLGYGLIGWLDDWQILRQKSNKGISPSLKLFLQISFALIFCIWMFITQPETITNVALPGNILLGLGLGFWPLAIFVMTAESNATNLTDGVDGLAGGTGAIAFLAMGLILRESHPDLSIFALSFTGACFGFLVHNRHKATVFMGDTGSLALGGALGALGLLGSQLWALFIVSGLFFLESLSVIAQVTYYKATKGPDGQGKRLLKMAPLHHHLELSGWQETQVVGIFYLVNFILALLVINFS, from the coding sequence GTGAACATCAAATCATTAACCACCCCTTCGGGGGTAACACTGCTCATTTTACTGGCTTTAGGATTAGGTTTGGTAGCAATAATTTTACCCCTAACCACAATAACGCTTTATTCCCTCTTGGCGAGTGCGGTAATTAGCGCCGGATTAGGTTATCTAGTCGTACCAATCTTAAGTAAACTCAAAGCAGGACAAATCATTCAAACAGATGGTCCCCCCACCCATCAGCAAAAAGCAGGAACACCTACTATGGGAGGGATTTTTTTTATCCCAGTAGCGATTATTGTGTCTCTAATTATCGCACCAACTACCCCAGAATTAATAGCGCTATCTCTAGTCACCCTGGGTTATGGCTTGATAGGCTGGTTGGATGATTGGCAAATACTGCGACAAAAGTCCAATAAGGGTATTTCTCCATCTCTTAAGCTTTTCTTACAAATCAGCTTCGCTCTAATTTTCTGTATCTGGATGTTTATCACTCAACCCGAGACCATCACCAACGTGGCTTTACCTGGTAACATTCTATTAGGTCTAGGTTTGGGGTTTTGGCCCTTAGCCATCTTTGTCATGACAGCAGAAAGTAACGCAACCAATCTTACTGACGGGGTGGATGGTTTAGCTGGGGGTACGGGGGCGATCGCCTTTTTGGCTATGGGTTTAATCCTCAGGGAGAGCCACCCGGATCTGAGTATTTTTGCTCTGAGTTTTACCGGTGCTTGTTTCGGTTTCTTGGTGCATAATCGCCATAAAGCCACAGTATTTATGGGTGATACAGGTTCTCTAGCCTTAGGTGGTGCTTTGGGCGCCCTAGGGCTATTGGGAAGTCAACTCTGGGCGCTTTTTATCGTTAGTGGTCTTTTTTTCCTGGAATCACTCTCGGTAATCGCTCAAGTTACTTATTATAAAGCCACCAAAGGACCTGATGGTCAAGGCAAACGCCTTTTGAAAATGGCTCCCTTGCATCATCATTTAGAGTTAAGTGGTTGGCAAGAAACCCAAGTCGTTGGTATTTTTTATTTGGTAAATTTTATTTTAGCTTTACTAGTGATTAACTTCTCTTAA
- a CDS encoding DUF3134 domain-containing protein, with product MHNPSLRREPRYEPAPVIPLKDESSLIDWLAQTGRLKYRETTKEIELDLEEDEEIAELIDVDDYTYEEDSDDVEDIEE from the coding sequence ATGCACAATCCCTCTTTACGTCGAGAACCTCGTTATGAACCCGCGCCAGTGATTCCCCTAAAAGACGAATCTAGTCTAATCGATTGGTTAGCCCAAACTGGTCGTCTCAAATACAGAGAAACGACTAAAGAAATAGAATTAGATCTCGAAGAAGATGAAGAAATCGCAGAACTAATCGACGTAGATGATTATACCTACGAAGAAGATAGCGACGACGTTGAAGATATAGAAGAATAA
- a CDS encoding PAP/fibrillin family protein: MSKKTALLEAIAGQNRGLLATEADKVRVLSLFQQLEDENPYPLPFQALNLLDGNWRLLYTTSRGILGLNRLPLLQLGQIYQYLRAEQGILYNIAEIVGIPLLEGVVSVCARFEVVSERRVNVRFERSVIVLQRLINYRSPLNFIEEIEGGKKFPPIDFNISNREQKGWLEITYLDEDIRLGRGNEGNIFVLAKEK, translated from the coding sequence ATGAGTAAAAAAACAGCATTGTTAGAAGCGATCGCCGGACAAAATCGCGGTTTACTCGCTACTGAAGCCGATAAGGTTCGGGTACTTTCTCTGTTTCAACAGTTGGAGGATGAAAACCCCTATCCTCTTCCTTTTCAAGCTTTGAATCTCTTAGATGGCAACTGGAGATTACTGTATACTACCAGTAGAGGTATTCTGGGTTTAAACCGTTTACCTCTATTACAGTTAGGACAAATCTATCAATATTTGCGCGCTGAACAGGGTATTTTATATAATATCGCCGAGATAGTTGGAATTCCGTTGTTGGAGGGTGTCGTTAGCGTGTGTGCGCGGTTTGAGGTCGTTTCTGAACGTCGCGTTAACGTGAGGTTTGAGCGATCGGTGATCGTTTTACAACGACTTATTAACTATCGTTCTCCCCTCAACTTTATCGAAGAGATAGAGGGAGGTAAAAAGTTTCCTCCTATTGATTTTAATATCAGCAATCGCGAACAAAAAGGCTGGTTGGAAATTACTTATCTTGATGAAGATATTCGTCTAGGACGAGGTAACGAAGGCAATATTTTTGTCTTGGCTAAAGAGAAGTAA
- a CDS encoding transglutaminase family protein gives MSTHLNPKFNCGCQLDYQVGEQSTFIFNIGVAKTHQQAIITESLELTPNLPYEEYIEPTLNNRFWRVNVLHQEKLRVNYQAEVELSYPNQKDFSQLPSFPLEELPLEIFKYIYPSRYCESDSFLSLTFEKFAHLPSGYPQVSAICDWIHNQVTYLVGSTDSQTSALQTFTEKQGVCRDFAHLGIAMCRALNIPARFVSGYAHQLIPPDFHAYFEVYLDHNWYLWDPTRLVPLDGLIRIGTGRDAADVSFATIFGDVNLENMKLWVTSL, from the coding sequence ATGTCAACCCATCTCAACCCAAAATTTAATTGTGGTTGCCAACTAGACTACCAAGTTGGTGAACAAAGTACCTTTATCTTCAACATAGGGGTAGCTAAAACTCATCAACAAGCGATTATCACCGAGAGTTTAGAGTTAACTCCCAATCTTCCCTATGAAGAATATATCGAACCTACCCTCAATAATCGTTTCTGGAGAGTGAATGTACTCCACCAGGAAAAACTGCGAGTTAACTATCAAGCAGAAGTAGAACTTAGTTATCCCAACCAGAAAGACTTCTCCCAATTACCATCCTTCCCCCTGGAAGAATTACCTCTAGAGATATTTAAATATATCTATCCTTCTCGTTATTGTGAGTCCGATAGTTTTCTCTCGCTAACCTTTGAAAAATTTGCCCATTTACCCTCAGGTTATCCCCAAGTCAGCGCCATCTGTGACTGGATTCATAACCAAGTAACCTATCTTGTTGGAAGTACAGACAGCCAAACCTCAGCTTTACAAACCTTTACAGAAAAACAGGGAGTATGTCGAGATTTTGCCCATTTAGGGATAGCCATGTGTCGAGCTTTAAATATTCCCGCGCGTTTCGTTTCCGGTTATGCACATCAATTAATTCCCCCCGACTTTCATGCTTATTTTGAGGTTTATTTAGATCATAATTGGTATTTATGGGATCCCACCCGTTTAGTGCCTTTAGACGGGTTAATTCGCATTGGTACGGGGAGAGACGCCGCCGATGTTTCCTTTGCTACGATTTTCGGCGATGTCAACTTAGAAAATATGAAGTTATGGGTTACTTCTCTTTAG